Proteins encoded within one genomic window of Geotalea daltonii FRC-32:
- a CDS encoding sigma-54-dependent transcriptional regulator, with amino-acid sequence MKGKILVIDDDNSLRRVLEYNLKEEGYEVQAASSGEEGLFLFGQSQPDLVITDMKMSGMDGLMVLKSIKERSPETLVIIITAFGTVNIAVEAMKAGAYDYITKPFNRDELKLIVLKALQFNGLAEENKRLKSQLSDKTDFRTIIGTSKEMEKVFDVIRKVADTEAAILITGESGTGKELVARSIHANSSRREAPFIAINCAAIPRDLLESELFGHVKGAFTGALRDKTGKFQLADGGTLFLDEVGELPLELQPKLLRALQEKEVEPVGGTKVQKIDVRVVSATNVNIDKAIANGSFREDLYYRLAVIPVHLPSLRERRKDIPLLIKYFCGKHGSENVTLENSALETLVMHSWPGNVRELENTIERLLIMRNGDMISVDDLPDKLREKRAQGTAVIKLPDEGYPLEQLEREVVVAALERSSWNQTAAARFLRIPRHTLIYRMEKYGITPPGQK; translated from the coding sequence GTGAAAGGAAAGATTCTTGTAATTGACGACGACAATTCGCTACGGCGGGTGCTGGAATACAACCTCAAAGAGGAGGGTTATGAAGTCCAGGCTGCCTCATCGGGTGAGGAAGGCTTGTTTTTATTCGGACAATCTCAGCCTGACCTGGTTATTACCGATATGAAAATGTCGGGTATGGATGGACTGATGGTGCTCAAGTCAATCAAAGAGCGTTCACCGGAGACTTTGGTGATAATCATAACCGCATTCGGAACGGTGAACATAGCAGTGGAGGCCATGAAAGCGGGGGCTTACGACTATATCACCAAACCCTTCAACAGGGATGAACTCAAACTGATTGTCCTGAAAGCGCTTCAGTTCAATGGGCTGGCTGAGGAGAACAAGCGGCTGAAGAGCCAGTTGTCGGATAAAACTGATTTTCGCACTATTATCGGCACTTCAAAAGAAATGGAGAAGGTTTTCGATGTGATTCGCAAGGTAGCCGACACTGAGGCTGCCATTTTGATTACAGGCGAATCCGGTACGGGAAAGGAGCTGGTCGCCCGCTCCATCCATGCTAACAGTTCAAGGAGAGAAGCTCCATTTATAGCCATCAACTGTGCCGCCATTCCCCGTGACTTGTTGGAGAGTGAACTTTTTGGCCACGTAAAAGGAGCATTTACCGGAGCACTGAGAGACAAAACCGGCAAATTTCAATTGGCGGATGGCGGAACACTTTTCCTTGATGAAGTCGGCGAACTTCCGCTGGAATTACAGCCAAAGTTGCTCAGGGCTCTACAGGAGAAGGAGGTTGAACCTGTGGGAGGCACTAAGGTTCAGAAAATAGATGTCAGAGTGGTTTCAGCTACTAACGTCAATATAGACAAGGCTATAGCTAACGGTTCATTCCGTGAAGACCTTTATTACCGCTTGGCAGTCATACCGGTACACCTCCCCTCCCTACGCGAACGACGCAAAGACATCCCATTACTGATCAAATACTTTTGTGGCAAGCATGGCAGCGAGAATGTCACCCTCGAAAATAGCGCCCTTGAGACTTTGGTGATGCATTCCTGGCCGGGAAACGTACGGGAGCTGGAAAATACCATCGAACGTCTGCTCATTATGCGAAACGGTGATATGATTTCTGTTGATGACCTGCCGGATAAACTTCGCGAGAAACGTGCTCAGGGGACAGCAGTAATAAAACTGCCCGATGAAGGGTATCCTCTTGAGCAATTGGAGAGGGAAGTGGTCGTTGCCGCCCTGGAACGCAGCTCATGGAATCAGACAGCGGCTGCCCGCTTCCTGAGAATTCCCCGACATACGCTTATCTACCGAATGGAGAAATATGGCATTACTCCGCCGGGTCAGAAATAG
- a CDS encoding two-component system sensor histidine kinase NtrB, translating into MQIQKLSITAFRPIILACFLVCISLLHYLTPLHLPYLHDIFQRLYYLPIILAALWFGLRGGLICSILVSIAYAPHLLFQWGGHLTLEMEKYLEIMLYNIVGGVTGLLSQRERERTVELQKTARGLEESYQKLQNQSERIIIIEEQLRRAEKLSTLGEMAAVLAHEIRNPLGSIRGTAEILKDDYKPGDPKQEFIDIQIKETERLNRVVEDFLHMARPQPADMQLCPIQEELETIVALLSNDARGRQISLVLKPASAPVIISADGEKLRQAFLNIIINSLQATPPGGSVTITTTPYEAGSCEICFRDSGPGIDAETMDRIFEPFFTTKPDGTGLGLAITKKIIESHGGTMQVESEVGHGTIVNVILPMQNASDGGLR; encoded by the coding sequence ATGCAAATTCAGAAGTTATCAATAACCGCATTTCGCCCAATCATCCTGGCTTGCTTTCTTGTTTGCATAAGCCTTCTCCACTATCTGACACCGCTTCATCTCCCTTATCTTCACGATATTTTCCAGCGTCTCTACTATCTGCCGATAATTCTCGCTGCCCTATGGTTTGGGTTGCGTGGTGGGTTAATCTGCTCAATCCTTGTCAGCATTGCTTATGCACCGCATCTTCTTTTCCAGTGGGGCGGCCACCTGACCCTGGAAATGGAGAAATATCTTGAAATTATGCTGTATAACATTGTAGGGGGTGTGACTGGCCTGCTGTCCCAGCGGGAGCGGGAGCGCACAGTGGAGCTCCAGAAAACTGCCCGTGGGCTGGAGGAGTCATACCAGAAGCTGCAAAACCAATCTGAGCGTATCATTATCATCGAGGAACAGTTGCGACGGGCTGAGAAGCTGTCTACCTTGGGAGAAATGGCCGCGGTACTGGCCCACGAGATCCGAAATCCACTCGGTTCAATTCGTGGAACAGCCGAGATATTGAAGGACGACTACAAGCCCGGTGACCCGAAACAGGAATTCATCGACATACAGATCAAGGAGACCGAGCGTCTGAACCGGGTGGTGGAGGATTTTCTCCATATGGCACGACCACAGCCAGCTGACATGCAGCTCTGTCCGATTCAGGAAGAATTGGAAACAATAGTGGCTCTGCTTTCCAATGACGCCAGGGGACGACAAATTTCACTTGTGCTGAAACCGGCATCCGCCCCTGTAATAATCAGTGCCGACGGTGAAAAGCTCCGACAGGCTTTTCTGAACATTATCATCAACTCCTTGCAGGCAACACCGCCGGGGGGCAGCGTAACCATAACGACAACCCCCTATGAGGCAGGCTCATGTGAAATCTGCTTCCGTGATAGTGGCCCAGGAATAGATGCAGAGACGATGGACCGCATTTTCGAGCCTTTTTTTACTACCAAACCGGATGGTACCGGTTTGGGCCTGGCTATTACCAAGAAGATCATTGAAAGTCATGGCGGAACAATGCAGGTGGAAAGTGAAGTTGGTCACGGAACTATAGTCAACGTCATCTTGCCGATGCAAAATGCTTCTGACGGAGGATTGCGGTGA
- a CDS encoding TolC family protein — protein sequence MKTLHTFALLLLLAVSPSMVWAEEGKPPAEDLSRLIATALDKNPELKSSQARWQMFANRVKQASALEDPMFMFKLQNLMAKEPFAFDKDPQTSKVIGISQQLPFWGKRAIKQEVAQYEAESYKWAIEERKLELARMVKETYYQIYAVDKFLQIIDKNLQILTDFITIAESKYSVGQGVQQDIYKAGLEKSKMLDMQITLKQQRRSLEANLNYLLYRPDTTPIGRIPDFDLPKPSLTAERLKEAAFAKRPQVKSLISLANKGDASRRLAQKEYYPDFNLSFEYMFREAVNTEMIKDPGDNMFTVGVTFNLPLQRERRQAMVAEATSETNMSLEELNGLKNSITYSIHDILAQLERRQKLVELYKGGIIPQAEQSLESAIISYRVNKVDFLTLLDGRVNLFNYERELYDSQAEYMMKLAQLEALVGGELPGPAGQTPALTAVK from the coding sequence ATGAAAACACTACACACGTTTGCTTTACTACTTCTATTGGCTGTTTCTCCATCCATGGTGTGGGCGGAAGAGGGTAAGCCGCCTGCCGAGGATCTCTCACGCCTCATCGCTACCGCGCTTGATAAAAATCCGGAACTCAAATCTTCCCAGGCCCGCTGGCAGATGTTTGCCAACCGGGTCAAACAGGCGTCGGCCCTTGAAGATCCCATGTTCATGTTCAAACTGCAGAACCTGATGGCAAAGGAACCTTTTGCCTTCGATAAAGACCCACAGACCTCCAAGGTAATCGGCATATCCCAACAACTTCCCTTTTGGGGCAAGCGCGCTATCAAACAGGAAGTGGCACAATATGAGGCGGAGTCCTATAAATGGGCCATCGAAGAACGGAAACTTGAACTGGCCCGCATGGTGAAGGAGACATACTACCAGATCTACGCTGTGGACAAGTTTCTACAGATCATCGACAAGAACCTGCAGATACTGACCGATTTCATCACCATTGCCGAGTCCAAGTATTCAGTCGGCCAGGGGGTGCAGCAGGATATTTACAAGGCGGGTTTGGAAAAATCCAAAATGCTCGACATGCAGATAACCCTGAAACAGCAACGACGGAGCCTGGAGGCGAATCTCAACTATCTGCTCTACCGGCCCGATACGACCCCCATTGGTAGAATCCCCGATTTCGATTTACCGAAACCGTCCCTGACAGCCGAACGACTGAAAGAAGCTGCTTTCGCCAAAAGGCCCCAGGTAAAAAGCCTGATCAGCCTGGCCAATAAGGGAGATGCCTCCCGCCGCCTGGCGCAAAAGGAGTACTACCCCGACTTCAATCTCTCCTTCGAATACATGTTCCGTGAGGCGGTAAATACTGAAATGATAAAAGATCCGGGCGACAACATGTTTACCGTCGGCGTCACGTTCAACCTGCCACTGCAGCGTGAGCGCCGACAGGCCATGGTTGCCGAAGCGACTTCCGAAACGAACATGTCTTTGGAGGAGCTCAACGGCCTGAAGAACAGCATCACCTATTCCATTCACGATATTCTGGCCCAACTGGAACGCCGGCAGAAACTGGTTGAACTGTACAAGGGGGGAATTATTCCCCAGGCTGAACAATCACTGGAATCGGCCATCATCAGCTACCGTGTGAACAAGGTGGACTTTCTCACCCTGCTCGACGGGCGGGTCAACCTGTTCAATTACGAGCGGGAACTGTACGACTCACAGGCTGAATACATGATGAAGCTGGCCCAGTTGGAAGCGCTTGTCGGTGGTGAATTGCCGGGGCCGGCTGGCCAGACTCCAGCTTTGACTGCGGTCAAGTAG